One region of Balaenoptera ricei isolate mBalRic1 chromosome 5, mBalRic1.hap2, whole genome shotgun sequence genomic DNA includes:
- the LOC132366761 gene encoding LOW QUALITY PROTEIN: alcohol dehydrogenase 1-like (The sequence of the model RefSeq protein was modified relative to this genomic sequence to represent the inferred CDS: inserted 2 bases in 2 codons; deleted 1 base in 1 codon) has product MCSAIILKFRAPGSSTGLISTDIRCEEKLPGEALRDCLNPQNFKMLVHQVVVEVTGLGTDFAFQATKLINTLNIGFGHRERAAIAWTANAPPSIEEIEVDPTKAGEVRINVNINETFSSSILSPNGLMLDGTRFTCRGRQIYHLYGTSTFTEYTVRRETAVGKIDAAAPKDKVCIISCEVPTGFGPMFNTAKVRPPSPYMVFGLGGIYSAIVMACKALXASGIIRVDINEEKFPQARALGVTDCRNPQNFKKPIQQVVVEMMGSGVNFAFEAIRLSDTRVMVLESCHLSYGVHMIIGVALSNAQLSFDPMLIFSGRTIKGDVMGEFKTRDFIPKLLTDYLXKKINIDLLITHKHTGKAELNEIQKTTDSRHRDLISDWKTGGALGEQVSPKLSLGSLQNYNMNNRVKDTVEIGTVCKNP; this is encoded by the exons ATGTGTTCAGCCATCATCTTGAAGTTCAGAGCACCTGGTTCTTCCACTGGGCTCATCAGCACTGACATCAGATGTGAGGAGAAACTCCCAGGAGAAGCTCTGAGGGATTGCCTCAACCCTCAGAACTTCAAAATGCTCGTCCATCAGGTGGTGGTGGAAGTGACTGGTTTGGGCACTGATTTTGCATTTCAGGCAACCAAGCTCATCAATACACTGAATATTGGTTTTGGACACAGAGAAAGG GCAGCCATTGCCTGGACAGCAAATGCTCCCCCATCCATTGAAGAGATTGAAGTTGATCCAACTAAGGCTGGTGAAGTTCGaattaatgtaaatataaatgagaCTTTtagcag CAGTATTCTTTCTCCAAATGGATTAATGTTAGATGGAACCAGATTTACCTGCAGAGGAAGGCAGATTTATCATCTTTATGGCACTAGCACATTCACTGAATATACTGTTAGGCGTGAAACTGCAGTGGGTAAAATTGATGCTGCTGCTCCCAAGGATAAAGTCTGTATCATAAGCTGTGAGGTGCCTACAGGCTTTGGACCTATGTTTAACACTGCAAAGGTAAGA CCCCCCTCTCCCTACATGGTCTTTGGACTTGGAGGAATCTACTCAGCCATTGTTATGGCATGCAAAGCCT TTGCTTCTGGGATCATAAGAGTTGACATCAATGAGGAGAAATTTCCCCAGGCAAGAGCATTA GGGGTCACTGATTGTCGCAACCCTCAGAACTTCAAGAAGCCCATCCAGCAGGTAGTGGTGGAAATGATGGGCTCTGGGGTCAACTTTGCCTTTGAGGCCATCAGACTCAGTGATACTAGG GTCATGGTTTTGGAGTCATGCCATCTGAGCTATGGAGTACACATGATTATTGGAGTAGCACTGTCAAATGCACAACTCTCCTTTGACCCAATGCTGATTTTCTCTGGGAGAACCATAAAAGGTGATGTCATGGGAG AGTTTAAAACCAGAGACTTTATTCCTAAACTGTTAACTGACtact taaaaaaaattaacatagatCTACTTATAACCCATAa ACACACTGGAAAAGCAGAGTTGAATGAAATCCAGAAGACTACAGATTCAAGGCATAGAGACCTCATTTCTGACTGGAAGACTGGGGGAGCCCTCGGGGAGCAGGTCAGCCCTAAGCTGAGCCTTGGGAGCTTACAGAACTACAACATGAACAACAGGGTAAAAGACACTGTAGAAATTGGAACTGTGTGTAAGAACCCATAA